In a single window of the Pongo abelii isolate AG06213 chromosome 1, NHGRI_mPonAbe1-v2.0_pri, whole genome shotgun sequence genome:
- the ARTN gene encoding artemin: MELGLGGLSTLSHCPWPRRQPALWPTLAALALLSSVAEASLGPAPRSPAPREGPAPVLASPAGYLPGGRTARWCSGRARRPPPQPSRPAPPPPAPPSAPPRGGRAARAGAPGSRARAAGTRGCRLRSQLVPVRALGLGHRSDELVRFRFCSGSCRRARSPHDLSLASLLGAGALRPPPGSRPVSQPCCRPTRYEAVSFMDVNSTWRTVDRLSATACGCLG; encoded by the exons ATGGAACTTGGACTTGGAGGCCTCTCCACGCTGtcccactgcccctggcctaggCGGCAG CCTGCCCTGTGGCCCACCCTGGCCGCTCTGGCTCTGCTGAGCAGCGTCGCAGAGGCCTCCCTGGGCCCCGCGCCCCGCAGCCCTGCCCCCCGCGAAGGCCCCGCGCCTGTCCTGGCGTCCCCCGCCGGCTACCTGCCGG GGGGACGCACGGCCCGCTGGTGCAGTGGAAGAGCCCGGCGGCCGCCGCCGCAGCCTTCTCGGCCCGCGCCCCCGCCGCCCGCGCCCCCATCTGCTCCTCCCCGCGGGGGCCGCGCGGCGCGGGCTGGGGCCCCGGGCAGCCGCGCTCGGGCAGCGGGGACGCGGGGCTGCCGCCTGCGCTCGCAGCTGGTGCCGGTGCGCGCGCTCGGCCTGGGCCACCGCTCCGACGAGCTGGTGCGTTTCCGCTTCTGCAGCGGCTCCTGCCGCCGCGCGCGCTCTCCACACGACCTCAGCCTGGCCAGCCTACTGGGCGCCGGGGCCCTGCGACCGCCCCCGGGCTCCCGGCCCGTCAGCCAGCCCTGCTGCCGACCCACGCGCTACGAAGCGGTCTCCTTCATGGACGTCAACAGCACCTGGAGAACCGTGGACCGCCTCTCGGCCACCGCGTGCGGCTGCCTGGGCTGA